Part of the Amycolatopsis sp. 195334CR genome is shown below.
CTGCCGCAGCTGCTCGCCGGGGCCGGGCGCAAGGAGGCGGTGACCGCCGCCCGCGGCTGGCTGGCCCGGCTCGGCCTGGCGGGCAAGGAGCAGCGGCGCCCGGGTGAGCTGTCCGGTGGTGAGGCGCAGCGCGTGGCGATCGCCCGCGCCCTCGCGCACCGGCCGAAGGTGATCTTCGCCGACGAGCCGACCGGCGCGCTGGACACCCGGACCGGCCGCGACACGATGAGCGCCCTGCTGGCCACCGCGCACGAGACCGGGGCCGCGGTGATCGTGGTGACGCACGACCGCGAGCTGGCCGAGTCGATGCCGCGCACGGTGGCCATCCGCGACGGCCGGATCGACGTGCGGGTCGCGGCATGAACCCGTTCCAGATGGCCGTGCGCGTGCTGCGCGGCGACCGGCGGACGCGGGTCTCGGCGATCCTCACCGGCGTCGGGGTGGCCGTGGCGACCGCGCTGGTCCTGCTGCTGATCGGGCTGCCGTTCGGCACCCAGGCGCGGGCCGAGCGCGCGCTGTGGCAGCAGCAGGTGTTCAGCGAGCAGGCCGACGGCGTGGCGAACCTGTCCAAGGCGATCTCGCAGGACTACTTCGAGGGCAGGGAGATCACCCGCGTCGACGTGGCGCAGCTGTCGCAAGTGGACAAACTGCCGCCGGGGATCGACCGGCTGCCCGGTCCCGGCGAGGCGCTGGTGTCGCCGGAACTGGCCCAGCTGATGGACTCGCGGATGGCCTCGCAGCTGTCCGACCGCTTCGGCACCGGGCAGCGGGGGCTGCTCGGCGAGGAGTCGCTCGCCTTCCCGGAGCAGCTGGTCGCGCTGGTCGGGCACGCGCCGGAGGAGATGCCGCAGAACGCGATGCCGGTTCAGGGCTTCCCGACGACCGGTGCGGAACCGGATCCGCTGCTGCAACTGCTCTCCGGTGTCGGCGTGGTGGTGCTGCTGGTGCCGAGCCTGGTGCTGGTCGCGTCCTCGGCCCGGCTGACCGCCGCCCGCCGTGAGCAGCGGCTGGCGGCGCTCCGGCTGGCCGGGGCCACGCCGAAGCAGGTGATCGGCATGGTCGCCGCCGAAACCGCGCTCGCCTCGGTGGCCGGTGCGGTGCTCGGCCTGGCGGTGAGCCCGCTGGTGAACCTGCTGGCCACGGTGGTCCCGTGGGCGGGCGGCACCTGGCAGGCCGACGACTTCGCGCTGCCGCTCCCGCTGAGCATCGGCATCGCGGTGGCCCTGCCCGCGCTGGTGCTGCTGGCCGCGGTCGCCGGGATGCGGCGGGTGGTCACCGCCCCGCTCGGCGCCACCGGCGGGCACACCAAGAAGCCGCTGCACTGGTGGCGCCTGCTCGCGCTGCCCGCGGCCGGCCTGTTCTTCTTCTTCGCCATCTCGACCGCCAAGGAGAACGGCGGCGTGCTGATCGTGCTCGGCGGGTTGTTCGTGCTGGTCGGCTCGGCGGCGGTGATCGGGCCGTGGGTGACCTCGGCGGTCGGCGGCATCTTCGTCCGGGTGTGGCGGAAACCGGCCGGCCTGCTCGCCGGGCGGCGGCTGCGCGACGACCCGAAGGGCGCCTACCGGGCGTCGGCTGGTGTGGTGCTGGCGGTGTTCGCCGGTTCGATGGCGCTGACCCTGCTGCCGAGCCTCGAATCGCTGGCCGGTGGCGGCCGTTCCTTCCACGATTCGGTGCTCTACCTGGACTCCGACGCGGCGGGTGTGCAGCAGATCGCGGACAAGGCGAACGGCGAGCTGGCGCGCTACGGCGTGCCGGAGCGGGTCACCCCCATTCCGCAGGTGTCGCTGGGGACCTCGCCGGACAGCGGCCGGTACGCGCTGGTGCTCGACTGCCAGAACGCGCGCAGCCTGCTGCGGTTCGACCCCGGCACCTGCGACGGCAAGCCCGCCGTCTACTCGGCGACGCCGATGGATCTGACCGGCTTGCAGGTGTCCGACGGGCAGAGCGCGGGCAAGCCGCTGCCCGATGGCACGGTCTCGCGGTCGGTCGCGGCGCGGGGTGACGACCGGTTCAGCTCGGTGTTCATCGACCCGTCGGCGGTGCCCGAGGGCGTGCAGGCGCAGTACTACACGCTGGCCGCGCCGACCACCCCGGCAACCCGCGAGGTGGTGCGAACGGCACTGGTCAACGCGGCCGCCGGAACGCAGATCAACAGCCGTGAGCTGATCCTGGGCAACCAGCAGATCGAACTGGCCGACCTGCGCCGGGTCACGGTGATCGGGCTGGTCGCGGCCGGCGTGCTCGCCGGGTGCAGCGCGGCGATCGCCACCGCGGGCTCGGTGATGGACCGGCGGCGCACCTTCGGCGCGCTGATCGCGGCCGGTACCCCGGTGCGCACGCTGGCCAGGGCCCTGCGGACGGAGGCGGCGCTGCCCGCGCTCGTCGCCACGATCGGCGCCGGGGTGGTCGGCGCGATCGTCGGACTCGGCCTGTTCAGCATGGTCGACGACGGGCCGGTGGTGTTCAGCCCGTGGATCCTGGCGCCGGTGGCGCTGGGCGCGCTGGTCGCCGTACTGGCCGCTTCGGTGTGCACCCCGGCCCTGAACCGGGTGCGCGCCGAACCCCTCGCCGACGAGTGAGGGATTGCTATGAGTGGGGCATTACTTGCGTTGATTGCAAGTAATGCCCCACTCATAGCGTTCAGCGGCGTTCGAAGATCAGGTCGTGGCTGATCCGGTTCTCCTCGACCGCGCGGTTCTCGAACTTGGTCACCGGGCGCCAGTCGGGCCGCGGCGCCCAGCCGTCGTAGCGGTTCACCAGGGTCGGCTCGGCCGAGCAGACCTCGAGCATCTGCTCGGCGTAGTTCTCCCAGTCGGTCGCCAGGTGCAGCGTGCCGCCCGGCTCGAGCCGCGAGGCCACCAGCGCGACGAAGTCCGGCTGCACCAGGCGCCGCTTGTGGTGGCGCTTCTTCGGCCACGGGTCCGGGAAGAAGATGCGCACCCCGTGCAGCGAATCCGCCGGGACGTGCTTCGTCAGCAGGACGACCGCGTCGCCGTTGATCAGGCGCAGGTTCTCCACGCCCAGCTTTTCGGCACGCAGCATCAGCTGGCCGAGGCCAGGCTCGTACACCTCGACGGCGACGTAGTTCAGCTCCGGTGCGGCCGCGGCGAGCTGCGACGTGGTCTCGCCCATGCCGGAACCGATCTCCAGCAGGACCGGCGCCGACCGGCCGAACCACGCGTCGAAGTCGACCGGTCCCTCGTCCAGTTCGGCCACCTTGCGCCCGAGCGAGGGCCAGTGCTCTTCCCACGCGCGTTGCTGCCCGACGGTCATCCGGCCGCCGCGCTGCACGTAACTGACCACGCTGCGCAACCGCGGCTGGTGTTCGCTTTCCACCCGGCAAACTTAGAGGGCGCGCGAACAGGGCGTGGCGGCGCCCGTCGCGCCGAGGCGGTCCCTGGCGGCACCGCGCCGACATCGAAGTACGGTCCAGTACGGCGATGCCTGCGCGGCACCGCCAGGAACCACCTCGATCACGACGGCCATCCACCGACCCTCTTCGCGCGCCCTCTAACTGCCGGTCAGCGCACCGCTTCGAACTCCCCCAGCCGGGCGCGCAGCCCGGCCAGCCCGGACACCGCGATCGGG
Proteins encoded:
- a CDS encoding ABC transporter ATP-binding protein; amino-acid sequence: MQNPQWTNDGAPVLSGRGLVKRYGAQYALAGVDIDVHAGEAIAIVGPSGSGKTSLLHVLAGILKADDGAIHLGGQRVDQLSETKRSELRRTEFGFVFQSGMLVAELTAEENAALPQLLAGAGRKEAVTAARGWLARLGLAGKEQRRPGELSGGEAQRVAIARALAHRPKVIFADEPTGALDTRTGRDTMSALLATAHETGAAVIVVTHDRELAESMPRTVAIRDGRIDVRVAA
- a CDS encoding FtsX-like permease family protein is translated as MNPFQMAVRVLRGDRRTRVSAILTGVGVAVATALVLLLIGLPFGTQARAERALWQQQVFSEQADGVANLSKAISQDYFEGREITRVDVAQLSQVDKLPPGIDRLPGPGEALVSPELAQLMDSRMASQLSDRFGTGQRGLLGEESLAFPEQLVALVGHAPEEMPQNAMPVQGFPTTGAEPDPLLQLLSGVGVVVLLVPSLVLVASSARLTAARREQRLAALRLAGATPKQVIGMVAAETALASVAGAVLGLAVSPLVNLLATVVPWAGGTWQADDFALPLPLSIGIAVALPALVLLAAVAGMRRVVTAPLGATGGHTKKPLHWWRLLALPAAGLFFFFAISTAKENGGVLIVLGGLFVLVGSAAVIGPWVTSAVGGIFVRVWRKPAGLLAGRRLRDDPKGAYRASAGVVLAVFAGSMALTLLPSLESLAGGGRSFHDSVLYLDSDAAGVQQIADKANGELARYGVPERVTPIPQVSLGTSPDSGRYALVLDCQNARSLLRFDPGTCDGKPAVYSATPMDLTGLQVSDGQSAGKPLPDGTVSRSVAARGDDRFSSVFIDPSAVPEGVQAQYYTLAAPTTPATREVVRTALVNAAAGTQINSRELILGNQQIELADLRRVTVIGLVAAGVLAGCSAAIATAGSVMDRRRTFGALIAAGTPVRTLARALRTEAALPALVATIGAGVVGAIVGLGLFSMVDDGPVVFSPWILAPVALGALVAVLAASVCTPALNRVRAEPLADE
- the trmB gene encoding tRNA (guanosine(46)-N7)-methyltransferase TrmB — its product is MESEHQPRLRSVVSYVQRGGRMTVGQQRAWEEHWPSLGRKVAELDEGPVDFDAWFGRSAPVLLEIGSGMGETTSQLAAAAPELNYVAVEVYEPGLGQLMLRAEKLGVENLRLINGDAVVLLTKHVPADSLHGVRIFFPDPWPKKRHHKRRLVQPDFVALVASRLEPGGTLHLATDWENYAEQMLEVCSAEPTLVNRYDGWAPRPDWRPVTKFENRAVEENRISHDLIFERR